The Centroberyx gerrardi isolate f3 chromosome 13, fCenGer3.hap1.cur.20231027, whole genome shotgun sequence genome contains the following window.
CTCCAGAGATTGCCAATGGCCTGGACACCTTTTCAGGGTTCAAAGTGGACATCTGGTCTGCTGGAGTAACACTGTGAGTGGCTAACAGCAAAGTCTGTCTAGGTTCATATATAAACCATTTGTTTATATAAActgatatatatactgtttgTATATATAAACCGTACATGCAAGCTGTTGTGTGGACTGTAACAGAGCTTCAGTTTATTTACTTCTACATTGATGGTATTTGACGGCTCATGTTCCCTCCCATGCAGATACAACATTACAACGAGTCTGTATCCGTTTGAGGGGGACAACATCTATAAGCTATTTGAGAACATTGGAAAAGGAGACTACACTATTCCCGAGGAATGCGGCCCCCTCCTGTCAGACCTGCTGCGAGGTGAGTTTGGTTCAGATCACAAAACCGTTTCAACCAAGCAGCTAATTGGCAGAGTCTTGGTTTCAGACCAAGTGCTTTCTCCCCCCCAAGAGCTCTGGAGTGCGAAGTGCGCTGTTTGTTTACTAGCAATGGACAAAAGAGTATCACTGCTACACAATGTGATTCAACACTATAAGAGGAAGCGGACTAAATTTAGATAATCATAGTGATAATCATAGTGTTGTCTAATTAATAATGCTATTTTGAATTCTGATCCAGATTTGCTGAGCGGTATTGTTTAGCAGGAAAACAGTCTCCCACACTGAAGGACAGAGCAGCACTTGGTAGAAGTATCTCTGAAATGGAACTGGCCAGCTGTGTTGTCGGAGCGATAATAAATCACCAGAAAGTCCTTGCTAGTTGCTCTGTggtgttttctgtctgtgtccagTAGGTGGTGCCGTGACATTGAGAGTCATCCTGACTCCTCAGCATCCGAGGCTTCCTCCACAATGTAGAAATCCCTCCAACTGCTGACGTAGTTTCCATTTATCTGAAGCCAACAGCAGAATACTAAACACTTCATAGTCAAGCAGTGCTTTTCTCAGGTGGAATGCTGCAATGCCTTTGCCCCTTTAGAAAAAAACACGCCAGACTCTGTAATAGTGAAAGGTACAACCAGCAGTATGACGTAGCAAACTTCCCCCTGTAAAACCCCAAAAGAATGCTGGGGAGATTATGTTTATACCAACTAATGAAGCCATTTAACACACGGCTGAATGGCTAACTAGTATGCTAGATTATTATCCAGCTCTGCCTTGTCCTTTATGGAAGTCGCCCCACTATTCATTGATACGCTATCTCGGGATTTCACTTTTGCATTTGAAATTACTTGAGGTATCAAACGAAGGCATTTTGAACAGTGAGTGGCAGTAGACAGTAGTGTTGAATCGAAAGTTTAATTCTGCATAGAGAAAAATGAGCGACGTTCTATTGCTTCTCCTCTGGCCCCCATCCCCCATtttctgtgagtgagtgtgagtgtgtgtgtgtgtgtgtgtgacgtctaTGTGTGATGACGCAGCACCTGAGAGATAGTCAGTCCATAATTACATGGTCTAAAATAAGCTCAGTGCCACAAAAGGTGTCCTTCAGCACGCACAGCACTACTATCAGCACTCTGCACGCTGCCCTCCTCTGCCTACTGGGGAAACAATTACATTATTAGGTGTGGATAGGTACTGCATCACTGTGCCTTATCATCGTGACACTCTGGTTTCTCACACATATTTAGTTTATGGAAAGCACACACTATGTTAATTATGTGACAATATCTTTATTACATTGTTACAGCTATTAACGTTACTCATATTGATGTTTCTTACTTGTACCTCCTTGACTCCTTAAGCTTTGCAGGATGCCTTGACAAGATGAATGACATTATTACATGCGTTAATTAACATTCCTTGAATGTGTTCATCGTCTGACTCCTGTTAGCCCCTCCCTCACGTCGCTCTGGCATCCAGCCAGGTTGTAGTAAACACTCCATGTAAAGGGAATTGAGATGAGACATTGTTTGGGATTGTCGTGATTAGATTGACCTTTCCActgtcttttatgtttttcaggaaTGCTTGAGTATGACCCTGTGAAGAGGTTTTCCATACAGCACATAAGGCAACACAAGTAAGTGATTTAGTTTACTAGCATATATTCACACATCTATCCCAGGGTTGGTGTCTGTTTATGTCAATATCATTATGTCATTGTCTTGAAAAGTTGTAAAATTGCACAAATAGTTTTGAAAACTAATGGAAAATATTGTTATGCATGACACTATCTTTGATGTAATTGTACACCCACAGTAATTtcatatattgtgatatttgttgatGGTCACATTACCCCGCTACTATCAACATATATCATATTGAACACCAATCATGGAAGTGAAGTGGAAAATGTGCAAGAACCCGGACCTAATTGTTTAGAAATTTCTGTTAAAGACTGATGTATCCCCTTTTCTCCCCACCTGCCGCTGCCAGCTGGGTGCGTAAGAAACACCCTCCCTCTGAGCCCCCGGTGCCCATCCCCGCCAGCGCGGAGAGCAGGGACCCTTGGCGTAGCATGACGGTGGTACCTTACCTGGAGGACCTGCACGGCTACACCGAGGAAGACGAGGACGAGCTCTACGACGGAGAGGACGAGATCATATACACTCAGGACTTCACAGTGCCAGGTAAGTGTGAGCATGTTGacgaatcccccccccccccccccccagacactggcagctacacacacacacacacacgatgcaGTTTGTGCTTGTCCTGCGATCCTGGTGTGTTACAGCAGTTGTGTTCTATGTTGTAGAACTTGTGTCCAGTTTGGAGAGTAGGCCGACAGGTGAAGAGCGTGGCAGGACGGACAGGGAGAGCGATCAGTAAAGTTCACAGGAAGGACAAGGACTGGCAGGGAGCATGATAGTTTACAGATCAAGTGCCTTCTGTTGAATTCAAACATTTGTTCTCATCTCTTTAACTGTGTTAGTTTCCAGTCAACAGTTCCTGACATTTTTGTAATGTTTGCTATCGTTTGCACTGTTTTAGGAGTTGTTCTGTTTAGTTTGAACTGTGAACCCAAGCTGTTCCTGTAGAGAGAaaactgaatgaataaatattaaTCGGCATTCTGCTTTTTGAAATGAGAACAAAGCAATTTCGGGGGGAGAGTTcccccccaaaatgaaaattggcAATATCTACTCACCTCCATGTCAGTCAAAAATCCATTGAAGTTTGTACagccaccaaacacacagtcagttAGCCCACACCTTCCCATCTCAGTGTTCTCCCAAACAACTGAAGTAACTGGGTTCTTCAGGTTTGGTTGCAGTTTCAAAATTGGGCATAAAATCACCATCAAATTTCTCTAAACAACCTGTGCAGCATAATCTGAGTACTCTGTAGCCAAACTATTGCGCTGTGAGTCGAGTTGTAAATAGCATCAGCCTATTGCCTTATTTTGGTTCTCACATTACACAAGATGTAACAGTTAGCATTTCCTCTACCTAGAACACCACTACATAATGAGGTAAATGGAGGCCTTGGGCTCACAGTTAAAccgctacaaaacacttggataaTGCTGCACAAGTTGTTTAGAGTAATTTAATGGTTTAATTTTATGCCCTTTTTGGACCTCTGACCAAACAATCCTTTTCACTTTAGTTGTTTGGGAGAATGTGGAGATGCAACTGTGATTGCTAATTTGCTGTATATTACATATATTCAAACTTCAATCacgtttcaactgacatggtGAGTAGTGAGTagaaaatgacagaattttaattttggtgtgaactgttcctttaacctTGTGGTTTTTTGCAGAATTCAGATGCTGTAAGATTTatctgttgcttggcaacaagGGGCAGTATAATAAATGCAGTAGTCACTGTTGGTTATCTAGAAGTATGCCCCACATAGAACCTCATTGGATTTTCAATGGAGCTGCAGAATCTGAATGGGAGGGGAGTGAATGGATCTAAAAATAGTCCAATTGAAATGGTTTATGGTGTGGGAGTATAAATGGTTATTCTAGGTTTCACTCCCACACATGTTCAACACCATAGCTCATGGGATGTTTTATATGATAATAGTGTTCATATGGTAAATTGAACAACGTTTTGACTGGATGTTTTCTCTAGCAGTTTTGAGGTAGATaagagtttctctctctcgacTACATCTAGCTTCAAGTTATCCTAATCCTGTCCCTTAACTGTAATGTTTTACCCTTCTAAGCCTCCTCTGTTAATATTCCCCTCAGCATCATAGCTTTTGAAGTGAGGTAACTCAGACACTGCTATGTCTTCCTTTGAGAGTTTCTCACGGAcccaaccacacacatgcagacacacacacccacacttgAAATGAGTGAGCCAAGAAGTGAGGTGAGCCTCCATTCTTAACCTGGTGGATTTCCTGTTTTTATAGGTTACTGTTTCTCACACATTTCTCGTGGTTATCTGACCTGACAGTTTTTAGAACAGCAGGTCTGAGGTAATTTCCAgaattgtttttcattcatactGTTTGCACTGTGCACTCTTACTAATTACTGGCTCATGCTTGATCAATGAAGCAGTGATCGGGGCTTAAGTCAGCACTTGTGTGATGGAAATTTcttgcaatgtgtgtgtcttcaggacAAGTAGCCGAGGAGGATCAGGGCGATGCGGACCACAGCCCAGCTGTAGCCAAGCCAGTTTGTGTGAACGGGACGGAGGGAGGGTCTCTGAACAGCAAGCCCAAAGCCGAGCgccgttcctcctcctcctccaaccccTCACGCAAAGGAGTTTCCACAGCCAGCAAGATCCGCAAGCTCTCCACCTGCAAACAGCAATGACGCCCCCCCACTCCCTCAGTAGCAACCCACCCGGTGAGTGTGTAGACTGTTACAACCACAACCGGTTGTAGGCTGAATTCCGATCATAAATCGACCTACTTAGAGGACACCTTtcatacaggagagagagagaaaacacaagaaataCCCTGAAAGATGTAGAGAATGAAGAGAGTAAAGGCAGATCCATATAAAGAGTTAGGAGAGATGGGATTTGTCGGTGAAATGGGCCAGAAAAAAAGGGGTTTGCATTAGAGGATGAAAGATGGTGTGAGACTATGTTAAAATAGACAGAGATGCAGAGAAGAGTatcaggcaggaggaggaggagtggaataGGAAattggggaggggagagagaaagtgtgttgATATTCAGTCAGCAGTGCTCTGACTCACCGCTGCTCCCCAGGCAAACACATGGGCGGTTTCCTCCCTAAAACTAGATCTCGACTGGTCACTTTCACCGCTTTTCTGCTCCCTATCAGGGTTAATCTAGATTATAGATATCCAGGGGGGTTTTCACAGGCCCTCATTCAGACTAAGAAGTGGGCCAGATTTGTGCTGCATTATACACTGCAAGCGTACACACCAATTTAACAGATTGTCTTCCTCTCACTCCAGTTACCACCCACAATTTGCTCTTTCAGTCTCTcgcacatacaaacactcacAGTGTGAGGCTGTTTTTCAAGGGTGCAGTGCAGAGGAGATGCTCTGTATTAATTTGTTCTAGCGATGACTCACCCTGGATTAGATAAAGTGGGCTGTAGGATGTTGtcgctctgtctccctccctctgtctctctctgtctctctctttctctctctcgcctgcCCTGCAGATGAGTGTCACTGTATTATCACCACCAATTAGTTCCTTGTTGTAATTCAGTGACACCATTCATCTTATCTTAAGCGACCTGTGCGTGCAGTTGCTTCTCGTTCATGGTGTGTGATGAGATTAAAACTTCAACTCGGAAATCCACCagctgctcatctctctctctctctctctctctctctctctctctctctctctctctctctctctctctctctctctctctctctctctctctctctctctctctctctctctctctctctctctctctctctctctctctctctctctctctctctctctacctaccTACTGTCCGTCTTTCTCTGCCCTCCATCTACGCCCCCCTCTCAGGTTGATCTGTTCCCGTCCTTCTGTGTCTGGAGTCCTCGCAACCTGCTGACGTTTTGCCCCCCATACCTCCTGGACCATCGGCCTGCAGAGTCTTTTAAGGATGGCATACGAGCGACGGGGAGGAGGAGATCCTGAAATGTACTTTTTGCTCTGAGACTTGAGGCACTGGCTGTGAAGAgggtgtgttttcttttctttcttttttttggttttgttttgggtttatttttttgctcCTTCAGCTCTGAAAGGAAggtcatccctccctccatcccatcaTGCTCTCAGGAGGGCGAGCGTTGCACCAGACGTTAGAAGCACCGTCACCCCTTGACCCCCCTGAACCCCGCCCCCTCCTTTTGTTTCTTAGactacctttttgtttttacagtacCCTAACTGCAGTTTTTAAGACGCACATTGTGatgtgtaaaaaataaaaacaaaaaaaagaatgatgTTGATAACAAAGATATGAATAATTCTATATTTAAAACTATGATGAGGATAATGATGATAGTACTCTACTACCACCAACATAAAAAACTGCATGCTGTACGGAGCTGGAAGAAAGGGAAACGACTCGGTTTATGgacggactgacggactgaaGCCTTGAGATCCACCGCTGACCTGTTGgggattattgtttttttgatttccgtttaggtattttttttttttctttcttttctttttttttttccaataaatattttttaattattatttatataaaacaTGTCCCAACCAGTCTGTTTTGTTGGGTGATCCTTTCCTTTTAATCTTGGGTTGAGCATATTGTTATTATGCAATACAAACTCGATGGTTTCTTACCTgacctgtttttttgttttttgtttaaaattTCTCTCCTACATCAAGGTTAGACTCTGGCAGGTATAcaatactgtactatactgtactatactatactatactatactatactatactatactgtggTATTGCTCTCAGTATGTGTGGTGACAGTGAAAACCATGAATATCAATCTGATGCCTCTCCACTAAAGGCTGCCTGTGATTAGAATTACCCAATCGCCTGTTTTCCAGTGATGCTCTTTGTTGTGCCGATCACATCACCACCCGGAGCTCCGCCCCCCTCTTACACAACCAGGCCCGGCATCAGTCCCTCGCTGGGAATAGATCAGAGAGCAGGTGAGTCACAGctctgagggagggagagagcagcgcTTCCCACGTCAGCAAGGTCGCAGAGAGAGATCCTCCATTCAGCAAGACGTACGAGCGGCAATGCGGTGAGGAACCTGGGATGTCTGGCGTTTAAAGAGGGTGAAGCATCTCTCGGTGGTATGACTAGGATTTGAGGAGATAAATCCGGAACGTTTAAAGGACACAGATGATGCAATCGCAAGATGTGCAAGTGTTCTCATGACAGTTTCATACACCAGTTTACATCCGGCAGGTTACAACAGAATACAACAACAATGTGTAGGGAGTcagtcctttttttcccctttttttttttttttatttggaaaaatGTTCAGTCCAAAATGAATATGTGCCTTAGTTGGTCCCACAAGATCTAGCCTTATCAAGGCATTacaaaacatttgaattttCTGCACTACTCGTTTTACTATAAAGCAGATGGTTCACCATAAATGTGGACAAGGACACTGGTTCCATAGgatatacacatactgtagctcaAACCCAAGTCTCTGTGTACATGGATTCACAGTTCGTAAAAGAAAGGGGGGGGCAATGCTGTACAACAGTAAGTAGGCATACCTACTGTTACACACAGTTCTCCATGTTGCCATTCTTTTTCACACATTACAACATGCAGGAATGCACTGCAGCACATTATGTTGAAGCGATGCCATTTTACATGAATGCAGAGATGtcagaaagaaaagaatatgCCTACTTTACATCCATACTGGAAGAGTTATAGGGGGGAAGAAAGCTATTCAACCAGTCAGATCTTACACTTGGAAATCtagatttttcagtttttctagACATGTAAACAAGCAATTTGTATTTTGGGGGAGCTGGGATatctacagtagcctatagtaCTTAATTGCTTCATGTTGCTGATGTACCAGTAATGCAGCAGTATGAGTCAGTATCCCATTCTGCAGGGATTTGGGAGCAGACAATTCCACCGCTATTCAGTTTCAACCTCCACTTTCATAGTcacagctctcctcctctctcccccagccCATCTGTCTAAAAGCTTGGACCTGAGAGGCTTCACTCTCAGTCACTTAAAGTATCATCTGTCAGTCTGCAGCGCAGGAGTGTCCCTCAGTGCTGTGACACCGCTGTCGGGACTCAAGTGAAGCTCCTGGATAGCACTTCCTTAATTATGATGCATAAGCATAACAGGGACAGATGAGTAACAAAATCTTATAAAAATAGATAACATATGAGTATAAAAATGCTTGATGCACATATTGGCTGTATAGCTCCCATCTGTTTCTGCTTTTACCATATGTCTACTTCAGATCCGCTGATATGGCATTAATGAGAGACGGCTTTCAGCACAGGAGAAtcacaatgtattttttttacatggtcAATGTTATTCTCATTGCCGTATACAGATACCCCAGCCTTTACATACAAATTTACCCTCATGGTGATCAAGATGAGAAGGACACTTGAGAAGGATATGGTTTGGAATGAGGGAA
Protein-coding sequences here:
- the stk11 gene encoding serine/threonine-protein kinase STK11, whose product is MSTGELHHLDYLTENELMGMDTFIHRIDSTEVIYQPRRKRAKLIGKYLMGDLLGEGSYGKVKEMLDSETLCRRAVKILKKKKLRRIPNGEANVKKEIQLLRRLQHKNVIQLVDVLYNDEKQKMYMVMEYCVCGMQEMLDSVPEKRFPVFQAHGYFCQLLDGLEYLHSQGIVHKDIKPGNLLLTTDGALKISDLGVAEALHPFAEDDTCRTSQGSPAFQPPEIANGLDTFSGFKVDIWSAGVTLYNITTSLYPFEGDNIYKLFENIGKGDYTIPEECGPLLSDLLRGMLEYDPVKRFSIQHIRQHNWVRKKHPPSEPPVPIPASAESRDPWRSMTVVPYLEDLHGYTEEDEDELYDGEDEIIYTQDFTVPGQVAEEDQGDADHSPAVAKPVCVNGTEGGSLNSKPKAERRSSSSSNPSRKGVSTASKIRKLSTCKQQ